The proteins below come from a single Halobacillus salinarum genomic window:
- a CDS encoding L,D-transpeptidase family protein: MSYRLKSIVVFIGILGLSLGMITSTAEAAQNEVIIINKSKNQLAFYENGKLEKVFPVATGRTKNLTPEGKFSLVNKVKNRPWYKGNIPGGVPGNPLGPRWLGIKVPGDWGHTSGNVYGVHGTNHPSSIGTFASSGCIRMYNKDVIWLYERADKNIPIYITSSTSSFPALAQKYGVGKVETAVTGQDQFSDTLYYGSKGKSVKILQRKLHITADGLFGPNTLSAVKKFQKSKHLVIDGIVGPHTRAALFSK, encoded by the coding sequence ATGAGCTATAGACTGAAAAGTATTGTGGTTTTCATTGGGATTTTAGGATTAAGTTTAGGCATGATCACTAGCACGGCAGAGGCTGCTCAGAACGAAGTGATTATTATTAATAAAAGTAAAAATCAATTGGCTTTTTATGAAAACGGGAAACTTGAGAAGGTATTTCCTGTTGCCACCGGAAGAACCAAGAATTTAACTCCGGAGGGAAAATTTTCTCTCGTAAATAAAGTGAAAAACAGGCCATGGTATAAAGGAAATATCCCCGGTGGTGTCCCTGGTAATCCACTGGGTCCAAGGTGGCTGGGAATAAAAGTACCGGGGGATTGGGGCCATACTTCTGGAAATGTTTATGGAGTGCATGGTACCAATCATCCGTCTTCAATAGGGACATTCGCATCCAGTGGCTGTATCCGTATGTATAATAAAGATGTAATCTGGCTGTATGAGCGAGCAGATAAAAATATTCCAATATATATTACAAGTTCTACTTCATCATTCCCAGCCTTGGCGCAAAAATACGGGGTAGGCAAAGTCGAAACAGCAGTTACAGGACAAGACCAGTTCAGCGACACCCTATATTATGGAAGTAAAGGGAAATCCGTAAAAATTCTTCAGAGAAAACTTCATATTACTGCTGACGGATTGTTTGGCCCGAATACTTTAAGTGCTGTGAAAAAGTTTCAAAAATCAAAACACTTAGTCATTGATGGTATTGTAGGGCCGCATACTAGGGCTGCGTTATTCAGTAAATAA
- a CDS encoding GNAT family N-acetyltransferase yields MFKHVIDADTELRLLEVRHAEELFQLTDASRENLRKWLPWVDHTINPEHSKSFIEWTLKQFCNNDGFQAGIWHKGELAGVVGLHTINWANKSTSIGYWLGDRFRGKGLMTKSCQEVVDHCFNDLNLNRIEIRVAAENEKSLAIPDKLGFKKEGCLKEAELLYRTYVDHYVFGLVKEDYCRGS; encoded by the coding sequence ATGTTTAAACATGTGATTGATGCCGATACAGAACTTCGTTTATTGGAAGTCAGGCACGCTGAAGAATTATTTCAACTCACGGATGCCTCAAGGGAGAATTTACGCAAGTGGCTGCCATGGGTAGATCATACAATTAATCCTGAGCACTCAAAAAGTTTTATAGAATGGACTTTAAAGCAGTTTTGTAATAATGATGGTTTTCAGGCGGGGATCTGGCACAAAGGAGAGCTCGCTGGCGTTGTTGGGTTACATACTATTAATTGGGCAAACAAATCTACTTCCATTGGTTATTGGCTTGGTGATCGATTTCGAGGAAAAGGCTTAATGACAAAGTCTTGCCAAGAAGTCGTGGATCATTGTTTTAACGACCTTAATTTAAACAGAATAGAAATCCGAGTGGCTGCTGAAAACGAAAAAAGCTTAGCAATTCCAGACAAACTGGGCTTCAAGAAAGAAGGCTGTCTTAAAGAAGCTGAATTACTGTATCGTACTTATGTTGACCACTATGTGTTTGGATTAGTGAAGGAAGATTATTGCAGAGGGTCTTGA
- a CDS encoding GNAT family N-acetyltransferase translates to MESKTFDTSISLVEYQDTYEHHLSDYYLPEEQLNFTSLPLEKIHNPSVTKTSTHVLILDHNEPAGYFALEDGEKVKRYSDNPKARVLTSFSINSKFQGRGIAKEGLRLLPSFVKEALPSTDEVVLGVNQRNHAARNLYLKTGFVDENKMYEGAKGPQHVLHLHL, encoded by the coding sequence ATGGAGTCCAAAACATTCGATACATCCATTTCGTTAGTTGAGTATCAGGATACATACGAACATCATTTATCCGACTATTACTTACCAGAAGAACAACTGAATTTCACAAGTCTCCCATTAGAAAAAATTCACAATCCAAGCGTGACGAAAACGTCTACACACGTATTAATTCTGGATCATAATGAACCAGCAGGATACTTCGCACTGGAAGACGGCGAGAAGGTAAAGAGATATAGTGACAATCCAAAAGCTAGAGTGTTAACTTCTTTCTCGATTAACTCTAAGTTTCAAGGCAGGGGAATCGCTAAAGAAGGATTGAGATTACTCCCCTCTTTTGTAAAAGAAGCCCTTCCCAGCACCGATGAAGTGGTTCTTGGGGTTAACCAAAGAAATCATGCAGCAAGAAACCTTTACTTAAAGACAGGTTTTGTAGATGAAAACAAGATGTATGAAGGGGCTAAAGGCCCTCAACATGTTCTGCATCTGCATCTTTAA
- a CDS encoding ArsR/SmtB family transcription factor — MNKTFKSLSEPNRFQIVELLKKEPLSVGEVAERLQLSQPQTSKHLRALMNAGLVEVNAVANRRIYKLRGEPFKELDNWLHSYRHIWNEKFDRLDDYLQELQKKDEDDDGKD; from the coding sequence ATGAATAAAACATTTAAATCTTTATCTGAACCGAATCGCTTTCAGATCGTTGAATTATTAAAAAAAGAGCCTCTTTCTGTAGGAGAAGTGGCAGAGCGTCTTCAACTTAGTCAACCACAAACCTCCAAGCACCTTCGTGCACTAATGAATGCAGGCCTTGTTGAGGTCAATGCAGTTGCCAATCGCAGGATCTACAAGCTGAGGGGCGAGCCTTTCAAAGAACTTGATAACTGGCTTCATTCCTATCGCCATATCTGGAACGAGAAATTTGACCGCTTAGACGATTACCTTCAGGAATTACAAAAGAAGGACGAGGATGATGACGGAAAGGACTAG
- a CDS encoding SRPBCC family protein — MVKYSTKERFTITSHNGLDHLSTNVGEKGFTLERVFDAPRDLVFKTFTTPEHVSQWWAPAGFTMPVCTIDLRPGGVWHYCFESPEGERHWSRSVYKEIIEPEKIVYTSTLSDENANPVESPLPEHRATVTFIEEEGKTKLNVTIELSSAQDLKATLDMGMMEGLKQTINNLGKHLQEVK, encoded by the coding sequence ATGGTCAAATATTCAACAAAGGAGAGGTTTACAATCACTAGTCATAACGGTTTGGATCACCTATCCACGAACGTAGGGGAAAAAGGATTTACTTTAGAACGTGTATTTGATGCACCTCGCGACCTCGTTTTTAAAACATTCACAACACCCGAGCATGTATCTCAATGGTGGGCGCCAGCTGGTTTTACCATGCCCGTCTGCACTATAGACCTTCGACCTGGCGGCGTGTGGCATTATTGTTTTGAATCTCCAGAAGGTGAGAGACATTGGTCCAGAAGTGTGTATAAGGAGATCATCGAGCCTGAGAAAATTGTTTACACCAGCACCTTGTCAGATGAAAACGCAAATCCAGTGGAAAGCCCTCTCCCTGAGCATCGCGCAACCGTAACATTCATAGAAGAGGAAGGAAAAACCAAGCTGAACGTCACTATCGAATTGTCCTCAGCTCAAGACCTTAAAGCAACCTTGGATATGGGGATGATGGAAGGGCTGAAACAAACGATCAACAATTTAGGAAAACATTTGCAAGAAGTTAAGTAA
- the ahpF gene encoding alkyl hydroperoxide reductase subunit F, producing the protein MVLDAEIKAQLNQYLQLLEGDLVLKVSAGNDEVSKEMQALTEELASMSPRITVENTQLKRTPSFSVNRTDEESGITFAGVPLGHEFTSLVLALLQVSGRAPKADQSMIDQIKSITGGYHFETYVSLSCHNCPDVVQALNMMSVLNPNITHTMIDGAAYKEEAENNNVMAVPSVFMNGEFFSGGRMTLEEIVGKISDGPAPEEFTDKDPFDVLVIGGGPAGASAAIYAARKGIRTGIVAERFGGQVLDTMSIENFISVKQTEGPKFVASLEEHVKDYNIDVMNLQRVQGIEKNELFEVELDHGGVLKSKSVIVSTGARWRQLGVPGEEEFKNKGVAYCPHCDGPLFEGKDVAVIGGGNSGVEAAIDLAGIVKNVSVLEFGSELKADEVLQERLNSLPNVTVHTNAQTTEITGEDNVEGLTYVDRETGEEKQIELDGVFVQIGLLPNTEWMDNSVERTRTGEVVVDKHSATSVPGLFAAGDCTDSPFNQIIISMGDGANAALGAFDYLIRN; encoded by the coding sequence ATGGTTCTTGATGCAGAAATAAAAGCACAATTAAACCAATACCTTCAACTGCTGGAGGGTGACCTTGTACTGAAAGTCAGTGCTGGAAACGATGAGGTTTCTAAGGAGATGCAGGCTCTTACTGAGGAGCTTGCCTCCATGTCCCCTCGCATTACCGTTGAAAACACGCAGCTTAAACGCACCCCAAGCTTCAGTGTGAACCGTACAGATGAAGAGTCCGGGATTACGTTTGCCGGTGTTCCATTGGGTCATGAATTTACTTCCCTGGTTCTAGCTTTGCTGCAAGTGAGCGGAAGAGCTCCGAAAGCAGATCAAAGCATGATCGACCAGATCAAGAGCATTACCGGCGGCTACCACTTTGAAACGTATGTCAGCTTAAGCTGCCATAATTGTCCGGACGTTGTCCAGGCCCTCAACATGATGAGTGTGCTTAACCCGAATATCACGCATACGATGATCGACGGGGCAGCGTATAAAGAAGAAGCGGAAAACAATAATGTGATGGCCGTACCTTCTGTATTTATGAATGGAGAATTCTTCAGCGGCGGCCGGATGACGCTGGAAGAAATCGTCGGAAAAATCAGTGACGGACCAGCCCCGGAAGAATTCACGGATAAAGATCCTTTCGACGTGCTTGTCATAGGCGGAGGACCTGCCGGAGCCAGTGCAGCGATCTATGCCGCACGTAAAGGCATCCGCACCGGAATTGTCGCCGAACGCTTTGGTGGTCAGGTGCTGGATACGATGAGTATTGAGAACTTCATCAGCGTGAAGCAGACAGAAGGACCGAAGTTCGTAGCGAGCCTTGAGGAACACGTGAAAGATTACAATATAGATGTCATGAACCTTCAGCGTGTCCAAGGCATCGAGAAGAATGAGCTATTCGAAGTTGAACTCGATCATGGCGGCGTGCTGAAAAGTAAAAGTGTCATCGTTTCAACCGGAGCCCGCTGGCGTCAGTTAGGCGTTCCGGGTGAAGAAGAATTCAAGAATAAAGGGGTCGCTTACTGCCCTCACTGCGACGGCCCTCTATTCGAAGGCAAAGACGTAGCCGTCATCGGCGGCGGAAACTCAGGTGTGGAGGCAGCCATCGACCTTGCCGGCATCGTGAAAAACGTTTCCGTGCTGGAATTCGGTTCTGAACTAAAGGCAGATGAAGTGCTGCAGGAACGCTTGAACAGCCTGCCCAACGTCACGGTGCATACCAATGCCCAAACTACAGAAATCACCGGAGAAGACAATGTTGAAGGCCTGACTTACGTGGATCGCGAAACAGGGGAAGAGAAACAGATCGAATTAGATGGTGTTTTCGTCCAAATCGGCCTGCTTCCAAACACAGAATGGATGGACAACTCTGTAGAGCGTACACGTACAGGCGAAGTAGTCGTTGATAAGCACAGCGCTACCAGTGTCCCTGGTCTATTTGCAGCGGGAGACTGTACAGACAGCCCGTTCAACCAAATCATTATCTCCATGGGTGACGGAGCCAATGCGGCTTTAGGTGCCTTCGATTATCTGATCAGAAATTAA
- the ahpC gene encoding alkyl hydroperoxide reductase subunit C: MSLIGKEVQPFEAKAFKQGEFVDVTHEDFKGQWSVVCFYPADFSFVCPTELEDLQNNYEALKELGAEVYSVSTDTHFVHKGWHDSSEKIGKIEYSMIGDPSQTLSRNFDVLNEEEGLADRGTFIIDPDGVIQTVEINAGGIGRDADTLINKIKAAQYVRNNPGEVCPAKWEEGTETLTPSLDLVGKI, from the coding sequence ATGTCATTAATCGGTAAAGAAGTACAGCCATTTGAAGCGAAAGCATTTAAACAAGGGGAATTCGTAGACGTAACGCATGAGGATTTCAAAGGTCAATGGAGCGTTGTCTGCTTCTACCCAGCAGACTTCTCATTCGTCTGCCCAACTGAACTTGAAGATCTGCAGAACAACTACGAAGCGTTGAAAGAACTTGGCGCTGAAGTTTACTCTGTTTCTACGGATACTCACTTTGTCCACAAAGGCTGGCACGACAGCTCAGAAAAAATCGGTAAAATTGAATATTCCATGATCGGTGACCCATCTCAAACTCTATCCCGCAACTTCGATGTATTGAATGAAGAAGAAGGACTTGCTGATCGCGGTACGTTTATCATCGATCCAGATGGCGTCATTCAAACCGTTGAAATTAACGCAGGCGGAATCGGCCGCGATGCAGATACACTGATTAACAAAATCAAAGCAGCCCAATACGTGCGCAACAATCCTGGCGAAGTTTGCCCGGCTAAATGGGAAGAAGGGACAGAGACCCTTACACCAAGCCTTGATCTAGTAGGCAAAATCTAA
- a CDS encoding DUF6143 family protein: MDIKPTVDVINPAFQSTKGRLFAGTSGVLKTSATKNAWAQLVNPLHSNVNLYVSFFALSNFSTKLVKAEFVVNAEPPGKAIVSPDVSVLKLASKHKPVGQILFNPHVSGSYSGGRLIGTRALGPQRSELGFRVDGRLIIEPGTNAMFFISSSTSAEAQIEFEWFENNAIF, translated from the coding sequence ATGGACATAAAGCCAACTGTAGATGTCATCAACCCTGCCTTTCAAAGCACAAAAGGAAGATTGTTTGCCGGCACTTCCGGAGTGTTAAAAACAAGTGCCACTAAAAATGCCTGGGCGCAGCTTGTAAATCCGCTGCATTCCAATGTGAACCTGTATGTCTCTTTTTTTGCTTTATCAAACTTTTCGACTAAACTAGTAAAGGCAGAATTTGTAGTGAATGCGGAACCCCCTGGAAAGGCTATTGTATCGCCAGACGTCAGTGTTCTGAAATTGGCCTCTAAGCATAAACCAGTGGGACAAATTCTCTTTAATCCTCATGTCTCAGGTTCCTATTCAGGCGGAAGGCTGATCGGCACCAGGGCGCTGGGTCCACAAAGATCCGAGCTTGGGTTTCGCGTGGACGGCCGATTAATTATCGAGCCTGGAACGAATGCCATGTTCTTTATAAGCAGCAGCACCTCCGCTGAAGCCCAAATCGAGTTCGAATGGTTTGAGAATAATGCCATTTTTTAA
- a CDS encoding DUF2007 domain-containing protein, protein MLRKLVRYLKENRWKTIIVTQDPYEYGSVKGALSDAGIRSKTKSSTPMAGQGSHEFGTTYDILVRQKDFHKATQALTKR, encoded by the coding sequence ATGCTTAGAAAATTGGTGAGGTACTTGAAAGAAAACAGGTGGAAGACCATAATTGTCACTCAAGATCCTTATGAATACGGAAGTGTGAAGGGGGCTTTAAGTGATGCCGGGATACGTTCCAAGACCAAGTCTTCTACCCCGATGGCTGGCCAGGGGAGTCATGAATTCGGCACCACTTACGATATTCTCGTGAGACAAAAAGACTTTCATAAAGCGACTCAAGCGTTAACCAAACGTTAA
- a CDS encoding NUDIX hydrolase — MDQETIFNKVKNHTPTILGSRQFAKFAILVPLIERDGETHVLFEVRSHKMRRQPGEICFPGGKIEPHDPSEKEAAIRETKEELGLNDEDITDALPIDYLVSPFGMIVYPFAGQIHTSFSSLKPNPKEVSEAFTVPLSFFLTNEPVVHYVDFQARPRDDFPYEMVPGGENYNWRPRQIEEYFYLYEDKSIWGLTAKVLSHFIDVIR, encoded by the coding sequence ATGGATCAGGAAACGATTTTCAATAAAGTCAAAAACCATACCCCGACGATCCTCGGCAGCCGGCAGTTTGCCAAGTTTGCCATTCTCGTACCGCTGATCGAACGCGACGGCGAGACCCATGTCCTGTTTGAAGTACGCTCTCATAAAATGCGAAGACAGCCTGGGGAGATCTGCTTTCCAGGCGGTAAAATTGAACCCCACGACCCATCAGAAAAAGAAGCAGCGATCCGGGAGACAAAAGAAGAATTAGGACTGAACGATGAAGATATTACAGACGCCCTTCCGATCGATTACTTAGTCTCGCCCTTTGGCATGATCGTCTACCCTTTTGCCGGGCAGATCCACACTTCGTTTTCAAGCCTGAAGCCGAACCCAAAGGAAGTCAGCGAAGCGTTCACAGTTCCTTTATCGTTTTTCTTAACGAATGAGCCGGTCGTTCACTACGTTGATTTTCAAGCCCGTCCGCGAGACGACTTCCCTTATGAAATGGTGCCGGGAGGGGAAAATTACAACTGGCGCCCGCGACAAATAGAGGAATACTTTTATTTGTATGAGGATAAGTCGATCTGGGGATTGACAGCCAAGGTGCTGTCTCATTTTATTGACGTTATTCGGTAG
- a CDS encoding M20 family peptidase, with translation MKIWKLILTLIAALLLIFIIVTAYNTVNVKSKQPPAHPSAVELNQTEAVQHLSKAITFKTISYEDKTKVDPQPYDQFLTFLQDSFPNVFKQLEFEKINTYGLVFKWKGTDEKKLPVGFTSHYDVVPVLKGTEQDWKQKPFSGAVVDGRIWGRGSLDDKIGVIGLLQAADHLLKQGYKPDRDLYFMFGHDEEVGGEQGAETIAETLKKRGVTFDFVLDEGGAVVEDMVPGVEAPVGVVGISEKGSATVQLSIKGSGGHSSQPEDHTNIGRISNAIAKLEAEQFHGDLKGPGEDLFTYVAPEMSFGMKYVFANKFIFEPVIERILLQEPASAALIRTTIAPTIFNAGEQYNALPEKASATINLRLMPGDSLEEVKAFIEKTIDDEDIHVSITGNEASSVSSIDGKPFETIQQAARNVYSDAVIAPYLMFAGSDARHYDKVSNNTYRFLPVRITAEDLNRMHGTNEFVTIDNYMNAIKFYIEVIKQASG, from the coding sequence ATGAAAATATGGAAGCTTATACTCACGCTCATCGCTGCTCTCTTACTTATCTTCATTATTGTAACCGCTTACAACACGGTTAATGTAAAGTCCAAACAACCCCCTGCCCACCCTTCCGCGGTCGAACTCAATCAAACGGAAGCCGTCCAGCATTTATCTAAAGCGATTACCTTTAAAACCATCTCTTATGAAGACAAGACCAAAGTGGATCCCCAACCCTACGACCAGTTCCTCACCTTTTTACAAGACAGCTTTCCGAATGTCTTCAAACAGCTGGAATTTGAGAAAATCAATACGTACGGCCTTGTTTTTAAGTGGAAAGGGACCGATGAAAAAAAGCTTCCTGTCGGCTTCACCAGTCATTATGATGTCGTCCCGGTGCTGAAAGGCACAGAACAGGACTGGAAGCAAAAACCGTTCAGCGGTGCGGTCGTTGACGGCAGGATTTGGGGACGCGGATCGCTCGATGACAAAATCGGTGTAATCGGACTGTTGCAGGCGGCCGATCATTTACTCAAGCAAGGATACAAGCCGGATCGTGATCTGTATTTCATGTTTGGCCATGATGAAGAAGTCGGTGGGGAACAAGGAGCGGAAACCATCGCGGAAACGTTAAAGAAGCGCGGCGTGACCTTTGATTTTGTACTTGATGAAGGCGGCGCGGTCGTTGAAGATATGGTTCCCGGCGTGGAGGCGCCGGTTGGGGTCGTAGGGATATCGGAAAAAGGTTCTGCGACCGTACAATTATCGATCAAGGGCAGCGGCGGACATTCTTCCCAGCCGGAAGACCATACGAATATCGGACGGATTTCAAACGCGATTGCCAAATTGGAGGCTGAGCAGTTTCACGGCGACCTGAAAGGACCCGGAGAGGACTTATTTACCTACGTCGCTCCAGAAATGAGCTTTGGCATGAAATATGTATTCGCCAACAAGTTTATATTCGAACCCGTCATAGAACGGATTTTGCTGCAGGAACCCGCTTCTGCTGCTTTAATCCGCACGACCATTGCTCCGACAATTTTCAATGCCGGCGAACAGTACAACGCCCTGCCGGAGAAAGCATCAGCGACCATCAACCTCCGCCTGATGCCCGGGGATTCCCTTGAAGAAGTAAAAGCCTTTATTGAAAAAACGATCGACGATGAAGACATTCACGTATCCATTACCGGAAACGAAGCCTCCAGCGTTTCTTCGATAGACGGCAAGCCGTTTGAAACGATCCAGCAGGCTGCCAGGAACGTCTATTCAGACGCCGTAATTGCGCCGTACTTAATGTTTGCCGGTTCTGACGCCAGGCATTATGATAAGGTGTCCAACAACACCTACCGTTTTCTCCCGGTCCGCATTACAGCTGAAGACTTGAACCGGATGCACGGCACGAACGAGTTCGTTACGATTGACAACTATATGAACGCGATCAAGTTTTATATCGAAGTTATAAAGCAGGCTTCTGGATGA
- a CDS encoding lytic transglycosylase: MNRTAKILAPVLAAGMALGASSVSANSNSTVTVKSDDTLWSISQSYDHVTLNELMNLNPNVNPNNLEIGSKVKVTDDHKKNSRYIFHKVEDGDTFYSIAQNYPGVELDDLYELNPDVKADNLQTGSKIKLRDSSVQEKAVSKHEAEDIVRKQKGYMNKDVNVEYDNMVKGEYLIHVYDEMNNHTATRGWYLVSPQSGNVTDYMPQ; encoded by the coding sequence ATGAATAGAACAGCGAAGATTCTCGCACCTGTGCTTGCAGCGGGAATGGCGCTGGGAGCAAGCAGTGTATCCGCAAACAGCAATTCCACCGTCACTGTCAAATCGGACGACACGCTTTGGAGTATTTCGCAATCCTATGACCACGTAACTCTGAACGAGCTCATGAATTTAAACCCTAATGTGAACCCGAATAACCTGGAGATCGGCTCAAAAGTAAAAGTCACCGACGATCATAAGAAAAACTCCCGTTACATCTTTCATAAGGTCGAAGACGGCGACACGTTTTACAGCATTGCCCAAAACTATCCAGGCGTTGAGCTGGACGACTTATATGAACTCAATCCAGATGTAAAAGCGGATAATTTACAGACAGGATCAAAAATCAAGCTCCGTGATTCAAGTGTTCAGGAAAAAGCCGTCAGTAAGCACGAAGCGGAAGATATCGTCCGCAAACAAAAAGGCTATATGAATAAAGACGTGAACGTTGAATACGATAACATGGTGAAAGGCGAATATTTAATCCACGTGTATGATGAGATGAACAATCATACAGCGACGCGAGGCTGGTATTTAGTGAGTCCTCAGTCTGGAAATGTAACCGACTATATGCCTCAATAA
- a CDS encoding LrgB family protein, with product MSLWFALGSIILTVGVYQLSKWGYRRVGHILLSPIFITPLFLIVLLLTADIPYAAYNEGGQWLSYLLGPATVAFAVPIYKHLPLLKKHRTVILVSLSIGSLAGLLTSMLYAAAFQLSGEVIRSLAPRSITTPVAMEVAESLGGIPTLTAVFVIITGITGSLTGPFIIRLLKIDHPLARGLMLGMSAHGIGTSRAFEIGEVEGTFSSLAMILGALITVVFALILKPFLF from the coding sequence ATGAGTCTATGGTTCGCTCTAGGTAGCATCATCCTGACAGTAGGCGTCTATCAACTCAGCAAGTGGGGCTATAGACGCGTGGGGCATATACTTCTTTCCCCTATTTTCATTACGCCGCTGTTTCTCATCGTCCTTTTACTTACAGCAGACATTCCTTATGCCGCTTATAACGAAGGCGGCCAGTGGCTGAGCTACCTGCTCGGGCCGGCGACCGTCGCGTTTGCCGTCCCGATTTACAAGCACCTTCCGCTGTTGAAAAAACATAGGACGGTAATCTTAGTCAGCTTAAGCATTGGCTCCCTTGCCGGACTGCTGACGTCCATGCTTTATGCCGCGGCCTTTCAGTTAAGTGGTGAGGTCATTCGCAGCCTCGCTCCGCGCTCGATCACAACACCGGTCGCAATGGAAGTCGCCGAAAGTCTCGGCGGTATTCCTACACTGACGGCCGTGTTTGTCATTATCACCGGAATTACCGGATCACTCACCGGTCCATTCATCATCCGGCTGCTTAAGATCGATCACCCGCTCGCCCGCGGACTGATGCTCGGCATGAGTGCGCACGGAATCGGAACATCCCGTGCGTTTGAAATCGGGGAGGTCGAAGGAACGTTTTCCAGCCTGGCTATGATCCTTGGTGCACTCATTACCGTAGTCTTTGCGCTGATCCTGAAACCGTTCCTCTTCTAA
- a CDS encoding CidA/LrgA family protein — MKYITILVQAAVLNVIYLIGTWLTAALHLPLPGSIVGMVLLFLLLHFNIVKLEWIERGAGLLLAELVLFFIPPVVGVVSYKEMLGSSFVRLAAVILLSTFTVMACTALTAQFSAKRKGRENDESMVRSR; from the coding sequence ATGAAATACATAACCATCCTCGTGCAGGCAGCCGTGTTGAATGTGATTTACTTGATCGGCACGTGGCTGACCGCTGCCTTACACCTTCCGCTCCCGGGCAGCATTGTGGGCATGGTGCTTTTATTTTTACTCCTGCACTTTAACATTGTAAAACTTGAATGGATCGAACGCGGCGCGGGCTTACTTCTTGCAGAATTGGTGTTATTTTTTATCCCGCCTGTCGTGGGGGTCGTGAGCTACAAGGAGATGCTCGGTTCTTCTTTCGTCAGGCTTGCGGCGGTGATTCTCCTCAGTACGTTTACGGTCATGGCCTGCACGGCATTAACGGCTCAATTTTCAGCAAAACGGAAAGGGAGGGAAAACGATGAGTCTATGGTTCGCTCTAGGTAG
- a CDS encoding carboxymuconolactone decarboxylase family protein: MTNRYEQGMNKLMEYTTSDSEDVSTHLKIGDELSDIAPDISKYIIEFAYGEIYSRNGLSNQQRALITISSLVTQGTEPQLELHINTGLTAGLSPEEIVESITQLIPYTGFPRVLNALKVAKKVFAIRNVSVEKAEMAQA; the protein is encoded by the coding sequence ATGACAAACCGCTATGAACAAGGCATGAATAAATTGATGGAATATACGACGAGTGACAGTGAAGACGTTTCAACGCACTTAAAAATCGGGGATGAATTAAGTGATATCGCTCCTGATATTAGTAAATATATTATCGAATTTGCTTATGGCGAGATTTACTCACGAAATGGCCTTTCCAATCAGCAGCGGGCGCTGATCACGATTTCCTCCCTCGTCACGCAGGGCACCGAGCCGCAGCTTGAGCTCCACATCAATACAGGACTTACGGCCGGCCTGTCTCCAGAGGAAATCGTTGAATCGATTACCCAGCTGATCCCTTATACCGGGTTTCCACGGGTGTTGAATGCCTTAAAAGTTGCGAAAAAGGTATTTGCCATCCGTAATGTTTCCGTAGAGAAAGCTGAAATGGCTCAGGCATAA